The Pyxidicoccus xibeiensis sequence CAATGCTGCGTGTTGTGCGACCAGTGCGAGAACAGCGCGGGCACGGGCTGGGGGCGCGCCTTCACCGGCGGAATGCGCACGTCCTGGGGCAGGGTGAAGGCGAGGATGGGCGTGGCGAAGAGGGCGCCGCCGAGGAGCGCGAGCCACCCGCGGAAGCTGCGCCGTGCGGAGAGTGCCGGGGGTCGAGGGGCCGGGGAGTCCGAGCTCACAGTGCCTTCTGCTCCTTGAGAATCTTCCACACGGTGGACACGTAGAGGCCCACGCCCAGCAGGACGAGGGGCACGCCCAGGCTGGCGAAGAGGACGAAGGTCAGTGGCGTCCAGTGGAGGCTGGTGAAGAGCTGCACCAGCAGGCCCAGCAGGACGAAGAGGGCGGAGACGCGGATGCGCTTCTCGTGGCTCATGGTGCCTCCGCCTGCCAGAACTTCCGGGCCTTCACACCATCCATGTCATGCGCGAGCGTGTGGCAGGTGAGGCAGGAGCGCTGTCCGCTCTGGAGCTCGGCCCGCAGCTCCCGGTGGGATGCGGACTCGAGGTAGCCGCGCGCGTCGTCGTGGCAGTGCAGGCAGTTGTAGTTGGGATACGGCTGATAGAGCTTGGGCTGCTCCGGGATGGTTCCGAAGTAGTGGACCCAGACGTGACGGAGGCCGTTGAGCTTGGCCTTCGCGTCACCGAAGAGGGCGTAGTCGGTGTGGCACGCGTAGCAGGTGGAGTCTCGCGGGATGAGGCGCTTCTGGTAGTGCATCGCCGCGAGTGACTCGGCGTTGTCCACGAAGAGGCTCTGCCCGTAGGGCTCCATCTCGTGGCAGCTCACGCAGAACTGCGTCTGGCTCGACTCGCGCACGCCCATCGTGACACCGGCCCCGGTGACGACCAGCGGCAGCAACCCGAGCCCGCCGAGCAGCACCAGCCGGCCCAGGCGGTTGGCGGCCAGCGCCCCCGCCGCGAAGGCGATGAGGCCCACCAGCACCACGACCGCCGCGACAATCACGATGAGGACGTTGGGCACACTTTGTTCCTACCATCCCGCACGAGGGCCGTGCAGCCCGCGCCTCGCGGAATGTTCCCCCTGTCCGTTGGCTGCGGAGGCTTCTCTTCCCATCGGACACAGGAAGCCGAGCCCGGCGCCTGGCCCTACAGGCGCAAGCGGTAACCCACGCTCGCGAGGAAGCCGCCCGCGTTCACCTCTCCCGTGGTGACGAAGTCCACCGGTGCGAAGTGGTAGTGCGCCTCCACGAAGGGGCCACCGGGGCCCATCGGCAGCTCCAGTCCCGCCAGCGCCTGGAGGCCCAGCCCGCCGTCGCTCTCCGAGGCCACCGTGCCGAAGAGGTCCGCCGTGGCGCGGTGCAGGTACAGGCCGGGGCCGCCGCCCACGTAGGGCGTGAGCGGGCCGAGCGCATGCTCGAAGCGGAACACCGCCGACAGCAGGAAGGCCACCTCGCGCACGGCGAGCACGTAGGTGCCATCCGGTGGCGCGCCGAAGCCGCCGAGCTGCCGATCCTCCAGCGTGCCGCGCATCTCTGGCCGGTGGTAGTTCACCTCCAGCACCACTGCCAGGCGCCGCTGCAGCAGCGGGGTGAGGTAGCCCACCTCCGCGGCCAGGTAGAGGTCACCGCTCAGCGGCGTGGTGGACTTGAAGAAGCCCACCTTCGGAGCGAGCAGGACGCTGCCACGCGCGGCCGGCTCGGGAGCCCGAGCGGGCTCGGAAACGGGCTGGGACACGGCCTCGGGACGGGGCTCGGCAGCAGGCTCCGAGGCAGGCTCGGAAGCGGCGAGCGCGGTGAGCGCGGCGAGCAGGGCAAGGGCGTTCATGGTGCGGGCGCTCCGTGAGGCGGGGGAGCCAGCTCGAGGGCTCCACCTTCCGGCATGAGTCCCTCGGCCTCGTCGCTGACGACGGTGAAGCCCGCGGAGGCGGGCACCTCACCCACCGCGCCATTGGTGTCCACGACCTTGATGGCGTAGGGGCCGCCGAACCGGATGCCGTCGGGGCACTTCGGGTCGGTCGCGGGAGGCTCCTCGAAGCCGGTGCAGGTGGGGACCACCGCCGTCACCTGGGTGGGCGAGACGAAAGTCACGTCACGCAGGGGAATCTCCTGCTCGAAGAACGGGTCCTTCTTCAAGGTGGCCACCAGGAACAGCCGCGGCACGCCGCCGGAGAATCCGAGCTGGCTGCCCGTGGGCGCGTTGGTGAGGGTGATGGGCTGATTGGTCAGCGCGCTCCCGGAGCGTGGCTCCACGGTCAGCGTGCCCAGCTTCGGGTAGGTGATGTCCAGGGCCTGGGGCAGCGTGGCGGCGCAGCCCTCGGGGTTGGTGACCACCAGGTCGTAGCGCCCCTCGGGGGTGCCGGGAGGCACCTCGGTTTCGATGCGCGTGGAGGACACCACGGCGGTGACGAACAGCGTCTGCTGCGGGCCATCGGTCCGGCGCAGGGTGATGACCGGGAAGGTGTTGGTCCGGAAGTGGGTGCCCTCGATGACGAGGGGGCTGGGCTCGAGGAACGAGTAGCCCCCCGGAGGCTGCACCACGCGCGTCAGGGTGGGCGGCGCCACCACCACCAGCGCGTCCGCCAGCGAGGCCGTGCCTCCCAGGGGGTTGGTCACCTCCACCGAGTAGCTCCCCTCGGGCAGCTCCGCCGGCGGGGTGGTGTCCCGGGTGGGCAGATCCACCAACAGCAGCTCCGGGCGCACGTAGGCGACGCGCTCCCTCGCCAGCGTGAGGGTGGTGGGGCCGCGCAGCGTCACCTCGGGAAGCGCCGCCATCGGCGCGTCGGAGAGCACGTCGCCGGGCATGGGCGCGAACGCCTCGCCCGAGACTTCCATGCGCCAGCCTCGCTCGCCTCCCTGGGCGTTGCAGACGAGCGGGGGCGTGACGTTGCGGGTTCGCGGGTTGATGACACCCACCAACCGGGGCGTGGGGCCCTCTGTCGTGCGGGAGCAGGCGACGAGGGCGAGCAGGGCAGCTGCGACCGGCAGGCGCAAAGCGGATTCTCCTCAGCGGCAACGGACACGCGGCACGTTAGGACGGTCACCCCCGGGGGCCGGAGTTTTTTCCGGTTTCCCCCTGGCGCGGTGTCCCCACCCCAGGGGAAATGCCGCGCAACCCAATGAAATGACAAGTCTTTTGGGCGCCGCGAGTGCTCGGCACGGCGGATGCTATGGGCCTGTGCAGCGGGACGGGGCGCGGTACGGCGGATGGGGAAGTCGGGGGGAGCGGGGGCGCCGTGCCGCGTCGTGAACCGAAGGGGCGGGGACGGATTCGAGGCGGTGTCTGGAGTGGGGGAGGCAGGCCTCGAAGGGCAGGGGGGAGTGACGGCGCGGACAGGCAGTGCTTCGTGGGGGCGAAGCGCAGCGGGTCCATGTCGGCAGGGCGGTAGGCAGGGTGGCGGGCTCCGATGAGGAGGGGGACCTCTCGGAGCCCGCATCACCTGGGATGAACAGCTTGGTGGAGCGGAGCGGTGGACGGTGACGGGGAGGGGGCAGCCTCTTTCCGGAGTCGTCCCACCGGGTTCGGGCGGCGGGTCGGGGGAGGAAAAGGGGCTCCTGGAGGCGGTGTCGGCTCCAGGCGAACGCAACAACCAGGGTGGGGGCGGAGGATGGTGATGGTTCCCGATGCGGAACAGGTTCGCGCCGGGGGACGGTCCACCTGGGAGCGGCAAGCGGGAGTGACGGAGATGGCCTCGGGGATGGGGGCGTGTCCGGTGACGGCGGCGAGGGGTGGGAGACGGTTCATGGGGGGAGTGTCCACGCTCACCGCGGTGGGGCTGATGTTGACGGCGCAGGTCGCGCTCGCGGCGGGAGTGACGCCCTCGGCCGAGATGCGGAAGCGGATGCAGGACCCGGAGCGGCTCGCGCCCTTCGGGCTGATGCTGGACGCGAGCATTCCGGAAGGCGCGGGGCTCTCGGTGTCCTTCCGGCCGACGCAGGTGGTGCGCCTGCACCTGGGAGGCACGCACAACGGCATTCGCGGTGGTGCGAGGGCAGGGCTCACGCTGCTGCCGATGCGAGGCTGGCTGACGCCAGCGCTGACGCTGGAGCTCGGCCATGCCGAGCCCGCGAACGCGCGCGGCCTGGAGCGGCGGCTGGCCGACCGGACGCAGCTGCCCAGCCCTTCCTTCGAGCGCGTGGGCTACACGTACGCGAGCGCGCTCCTGGGCTTCGAGGCGAACACGCCCGGGCGGCTCACGTTCTTCATCCGCGGCGGCATCACCGGCATGGAGCTGTACGGGCCCGGTATGGCGGACCTGGACGAGCCCTACCGGGGCGCGCTGGCGCCCGCGGAGGCCCGGCCCTGGGGCGTGCGCAGCGTGCGGCCCACCGCGAAGCTCGGCATCCTGCTGTCCTTCGGTTAGGCGCGGACCGCGCCGAAGAACTCCAGCACCTGCGCCTCCGCCCAGAAGTGCGGGCGGTGTACGCGGCCCGCGACGAAGCCCACGTGGCCACCGCGCTCCGTCACCACCACGCTCAGCAGCGGGTTCTGCGTGGCTGCGGGGGGAATGACGGGCGACTCCAGCATCGGGTCATCCGCGGCGCTCAGCAGGAGGGTGGGGCGGCGGATGGCATGCAGACGCGGGCCTGACGACGCCTCGGCGTAGTAGTGGGCCGCGTCGCGGAAGCCGTGCAGGGTGGCCGTGACGGTGTCGTCGAAGGCGCGGATGGTGCGGGCGGCCTCCATGGCGCGGCCGTCGAAGACACCGGGGAACCGGCGCAGCTTCTCGCGCGCCTTCTGCTTCAGCGTGCGCAGGAAGCGTTCCCGGTACAGCCGGTGGAAGGGGCCGCCGCCGTCGAGCTTCCGGCAGCACGCGTCCAAGTCGTACGGCGCGCTGACGGAGGCGGCGGCGTCCACGGGCGCGGCGTCGCCCTGGTCCTCCAGCAGGCGGCACAGCACGTTGGCGCCCAGCGAGAAGCCCACGGCGAAGACGGGCCCGGTGACGCGGGCGCGCACCTCGCGCAGCACGGTGAGCGCGTCGTCGATGTCGCCCGAGTGGTACGAGCGCGCCAGCCGGTTGGGCTCGCCGCTGCACGAGCGGAAGTTGAGCGCGGTGGCGCCCCAGCCCCGCTCCGCCGCGCCCCGGAGGATGGCGATGATGTAGCCGGCCTGGGACGAGCCCTCCAGGCCATGCAGCGCCACCACATGCGGCGCGCCGCGCGGACCGTCGAAGGAGTCCAGATCGACGAAGTCCCCGTCGGTCAGCTCCCGGCGCTCCCGGCGCACGGTGGGCGCATGGCTGGGGCGCGCGAGCGACGCGTAGATGGTCTGCGCATGCTCGTTCGCCAGGCCGGGCGCGGGGATGAAGGGCTGGGTCGGCTGGAATCGCACGGCCCGGGGATACCGCCCGCGCGCGGCGGGGACAAGGGACAAGCCCGCCGGGCCAGCGACTGCTGTCAGGAGCTGGAAGGCGGGCGCCCGGCCCCCAGGCGGCGGGCGCTCCGCATGGAGGGGCAGCCCTGCTGCTTCACGGCCTCCGCCTCCGCGGTGAGCTCGAAGAGGGCCAGGTACTTGCCCACGCGCTCGTCCAGCGTGGGGGCCTCGATGAGGCGGCAGAGCTCATCCGCCTCGTAGGAGCGGCACACGTCCGGCCGCCGCTCGTACACGCCGCAGAGGTTGTCCTCGGTGAGGTGCGGGCAGCGCAGGCCCAGCGGCTTGTCCAGCGCGGCGATGTCCGGCGCCACGCAGCAGGCGCCACAGCGGGTGCACTCCATGGGTGTGGAACCTCGGGGAGCTCGGGGCTCGGTGACTCAACGCGGGACGACCTTCTCCACCTTCCCCAGGTTCGTCACGGTGAGGTTGACGCCCTGGCCCTTCTTCCACCCCAGGAACTCCTGCTCGCTCTTGGGCTCGAGCACGTGCTCCTTCACCCCGTCGTCCTCGTAGCGGATGTTCACCGAGTACGTCTCCTCGCGGCGCACCCGGTCCACGCCGCTGACGGACAGCTCCGGCCAGCGCGGCCGGTCATCGCTGCCGGAGGCCTCGCGCCGGTCCACCGGCTTCCACTCGTAGGTGTCGTACGTGCACTGCTGCGAGAAGACGGGCTCGGTGCGGTAGCGCGTCTCGTTCTGGCAGTCCTCGTAGCTCTCGCTGCAGTACTTCGTCAC is a genomic window containing:
- a CDS encoding YkgJ family cysteine cluster protein, whose protein sequence is MECTRCGACCVAPDIAALDKPLGLRCPHLTEDNLCGVYERRPDVCRSYEADELCRLIEAPTLDERVGKYLALFELTAEAEAVKQQGCPSMRSARRLGAGRPPSSS
- a CDS encoding hydrolase: MRFQPTQPFIPAPGLANEHAQTIYASLARPSHAPTVRRERRELTDGDFVDLDSFDGPRGAPHVVALHGLEGSSQAGYIIAILRGAAERGWGATALNFRSCSGEPNRLARSYHSGDIDDALTVLREVRARVTGPVFAVGFSLGANVLCRLLEDQGDAAPVDAAASVSAPYDLDACCRKLDGGGPFHRLYRERFLRTLKQKAREKLRRFPGVFDGRAMEAARTIRAFDDTVTATLHGFRDAAHYYAEASSGPRLHAIRRPTLLLSAADDPMLESPVIPPAATQNPLLSVVVTERGGHVGFVAGRVHRPHFWAEAQVLEFFGAVRA
- a CDS encoding c(7)-type cytochrome triheme domain-containing protein, producing the protein MSSDSPAPRPPALSARRSFRGWLALLGGALFATPILAFTLPQDVRIPPVKARPQPVPALFSHWSHNTQHCYSCHPGVFPQAPLGFTHQDMREGRFCGSCHDGKSAKAVSAMRCEGCHVAR
- a CDS encoding NapC/NirT family cytochrome c, which gives rise to MPNVLIVIVAAVVVLVGLIAFAAGALAANRLGRLVLLGGLGLLPLVVTGAGVTMGVRESSQTQFCVSCHEMEPYGQSLFVDNAESLAAMHYQKRLIPRDSTCYACHTDYALFGDAKAKLNGLRHVWVHYFGTIPEQPKLYQPYPNYNCLHCHDDARGYLESASHRELRAELQSGQRSCLTCHTLAHDMDGVKARKFWQAEAP